tatattttgtattcttttgactaaaaataTGGCATCAAGGTCAATTTCATAAGTATTTGTAATATCAATTCTAGATGTTCTTCAAGGGCATATTCAAGTTATTCAGTTATTTATTTCTCAATACAATTCAGTTATTCAACAACATattcaagattttattttttagagtttttatatacattttcctattttataaatatttttagtttttttataattttatacaaaatcaaGGTCGAATTgacagaaaatataaaatttgaggactaaaactattattataccaaCTAAAACAAGTGCCACTTAATAGTCAGGTgacaaaaaacaaacaatttgaaaaacactagtgaccaaattgtaactcttttttagttaagtgaccaaaacgaaaACTTACCCATGCTTGAACGactaatggtgtagtttaccctaaattcttttaagaaatttagtttaaaacctTTTTATCTATACTATGTATTAAGTCTTTTACTGAGTTGGTTTAACCCATCAATCGGTCCCAACTCAgtaagaaaattatgaaaaaataattttatttgtaaagtaAGATATATGATTATGATGGTGTTTTCGTCTTTTCatatctttataaattaataaaaaattatccatAACGAAATTTGAACCAATGACACCATACATATAAAACTTTTCTGAAGTCCATTGAGTCATTCACATTTGCTTCGGCCCCCAAGGCTCGTATTCAAGTGTTACACATAACCATTTACATAATTCTTCATTTTGATTTACATCAGTACACAAGTGGTTCCATATCATCATACCATTGCATTTTGATATCATTTACCAAGTTTACCATTTATAATCCCTATTAATAGGACTCAAACGAATATACAGATCATCCAAGCAACACACCAAACTAGCACCGATGTGTATAATCAAATAAACTGAAGTAACAAAAGTTGGCACAGGAAGCACATTCCTAGCGCACAAAACATATACTGGCACAAGAGGTGCATCTTGATGCACAAAGTGCATACTGGAACATAAAATGCATCCTGGCACATGAGGTGCATTCTGACGCATAAGTGCACAAACTCATAGACAATCTAATCCTATAACATGTTAACTATCTGACTCAACTAGCAGACTAGTTAATAAGGTACCAatgttcaatttcattttataattaaatacatatatcattTCACAATCATAACCTTAATCACAATCCAATTCATTATCAATACACATTATCCATAACAAGGTTCTCAATACAAAGCTAGCTGCTAAGAGTAGCAGATAATCAGCAACAATCATTGCAAAGTCATGAATTAAGCAAAGAAAAGCATGTGATGGATTaagcaaatgaaagaaaattaccTTGAGAGGATGCTTGAAATTTGGTGATAGACCTTGGacatcaaaagaaattaaaaacagtgaagaagaaagaatgttGTGGGCACAATAgccaaaaagaagaagaaaattaagATAGAAACAGGAAAAATTCCGGGGTAGGTTCCACAAAGGCAGAATGTTGTTCACCCTTTTTAGGAATAGTCAAAATTGGAATTATCAttgtaccaaaaaaatattagtcactaaactattgcTAATTTTTGTTTCAGTCCAATTTCACCactaatatttttgaaattatttctttttgtcaCTCATGGaactttttaattgatttaataataattttagtccttaatttgTATACTTTCagtcaatttgattttataatatataaaatggtaaaagttaaaattatgtttaaaattttagaacattataaaattaaaaaataaaaaagtgagaaaattagGGATAATCATTTTTAAACCCTACAAAATTTCTCTATATTATCTATATTCAATAATCATTCTTTAAaacaaacatagaaaaatattaagcaaaaatatttgtttttacgTCTTCAGTTACTTGACATAGCTTTTACAttataagaaaagataaaattctgaatataatttctttttacaatttgggttttgaaaaaaattaaaatgtaatggaattttgaattgagtttggaaaagaaaaattatggtatattttgtattcttttgactaaaaataTGGCATCAAGGTCAATTTCATAAGTATTTGTAATATCAGTTCTAGATGTTCTTCAAGGGCATGAAACTCAACTTGATAATACTATTAATTTGGTTTAGAAATATTcagaaacatatatataataatctaactttttttcttttgattttaatttgttattggatgttattaaatgatgattttctttatttctgatACAATTTAGTTATGAAACAACATattcaagattttatttttctagaattcttttaaaattttagtttaaaacttttttatctATACTGTGTTAAAGCCTTTTACTGAGTTGGTGTCAACCATCAATCGAGTCTCAAgaaagaaaattaccaaaaacaagacaaaaagaagcaaaattGGGAGTCAATTGTTATGGTCTTTGCTGcaatattgaattattaatggTGGATGCCAACACCTAATAGCAATCTGGCAAAAGGTTCCATCCTTTTTAGTTGTGGTTTAGGGGTatcaattaaacttttaatcaCTCCAAAAACTATTTgtagtgttccaataactataaatgaatgcatgtaattaatcaaaagttaaatcttttggtcattggtcaatAATTATAtcacttaattttgaaaaagaattatattgtttgaatagttataatattagatgaataattatatgtatttttaaagaCGTTATTATTCAGAAAATACACCTATTGAAAGacataaaattcttataaataggaattgtattttatttggaAATCACACCAACAAGTTCTAAAATTCTTCCTATCCTCCCTCATTTTCTAGTATTATTAGATTGTTTTATAAAGAGCTACTGCAAAAATTCtttgtaaaaattaagtttcttgTTACATATTGCTCAGTGCTTAGTGAACTATTCACGTTAGTGCAAAATGTAAATAGTCATCGGCTTCATTGTATTCTCaaggttaatttgcttgaaattcCTTTGAACACCGAATATAGGTGAGAGCGGATATAACTTTAAAGATAGTGGTTTGATACACGTCTTGAAGCCTTGTcatatttcttcattttctgtGCGAGTTTCATTTGTGTTCAAAATTTTCCTCACCGGAGATTtgttctaatatatatatattaatagcAAATGATCTAAGAAGACATgtagatatatatacatgataggttctaaaagtaacatgttttaatctcattcttaatgcgtttttgggtgattattcgatgttaatggtgaattttatgcttccaatcctttaaattcatgtttctatacttaggagagcatttgggagaaAAAAGAGCGAAAATCAGAAAATTAGAACAAGTTTCAGGAGCCACACGAGCTGGGTCATTCCACACGGACGAGTGAGTCATACGAGTTGCCACACAACAATGTGCCAAACCGTGTGGAAAGCACAAATTGCACTCTAAACACGCAGAAAATcgtaatttttaagtttttcgaTCATTCTAAGACATATATGAAAAAGATAAGAAGAGGGGAGTGAGTCGTCATataatattgaagaaaacaactcgaaaaataCCATTGAAGCCGACTTTGaagcatatttccatcaaaattgaagttctccttttgatttctttgaagattattatgagtttctttatttcttataGTTATACTatctttgagatgtttttatttactATATGGACTAATTTTTTCCAAATACCTAGGAGATGAACCTTAggatgaattctattatttgatttctatttttatgcaatatatacttaaatcttgttctcaattatgtgtgcttaattcttgttttaatatttctaaactattgatccatgttttatgtgcttaaatcagaggaggaatagacattgtttaagagtagatctagcataattgagtggagttgcatgcaatcctagaaataatatgacataaatctaccggattagagtcaaatttaACAGAAGGATCTATAGATcaagttaatgcgataataggggttttaattagaaagaaattccaattaatcaatctagaatcagttgctcttagtcttgaagagagatattaaaataatttagggatttctccGTATTAAGATATACAGTGAAGAAATTGTGtgatttagattgataatgacagatgaagtttaggtggattctttcctaaATATTGTCTCGCTTATTGGTTGTTAATAGTTTATTGTTCTGATATGTTCTTTGTagtgttctttagttaattaatttagttaattttagctttaatcaatcactccaatttgccggttaaataatagaaagacagtaattactagtacttttagtctttgtgggaatgatatctttgctcaccgtAACTATaccattaattaataaatgcaCTTAccgtaattaaaattttaattggtttacGACTGCAATCGCTACACATAACTTTAAAAGATTAATTGATGAAGTTGAAAGACTAAAACTGTTACTATAAGTGTTCTAAAACAGTGTCAGTCTTAACGTCAAATAAAAACTTgttattttatgcaaatttaaaTGTTGTAAAACTATTGCTTAGGTGCAAATCTAATGTATACAATCAACTAAATGTTGAGcaaataaatattagaatatGGCAACTCAAGTTCAGGATATATATTACAGTTTTACTAATAAAATGATCAATCATCTCACAATTACCTCTTTCACCATTACTATAACAGTTGGACgtcaaatattataattcaaagATGAACATCAATGATTACTAATAATGAATACAGCATTCCAAAcaataatttgagaaaataggaaTGTTTGTATAaaccaatacaacaaaataagGTGTAGCCACATTGCTTTATAAACAAAGAAATTCTAACAACACTCTCCCCGTATGAAAACAAAGCAATAATTGACTCTACTAACACCTTAAAAGTACTCTCTAATCCTAAAACAAGctcaattttcaataatttggtCCAATTGCCCTCTGTATTCAATTCCCACACCTCATCATTACTTTCAACACGCCACAAAGAGTAATATGGCCATTAAAACCGGCTACCCTCCCTACTCCTTTTCCAATGGCTGATACTAGCAATTGAAAAACTCCTCTACCCATATAGTATGCAATTATTAAATTTCCAATTATAAACACCATTTAGACATGCTTTACCTCCATCGGAATTTTCGTATAGCTCGAACAATAACTAAATCAAGGGTGAGCGTTTGATCGAATCCAGTGAAAacattttgagttaatcgagtttacaggttttattttatcatactaactcgatttggaattttttcaaatcaaatcgaatgaaatgaaattcaaatagagtgaaattgttcaagttaacttaaaaaattaaacatgtcaaattaaaatcttttatgtagatttaaaaccatatatatttaaaaacttaaataaatgcCTCTTCTTCTGAAAGGAGCTTCACTTTTATCACCTTACAACCCATATACTTACACACATGCTCCGAACGGGTTGTCAACACCAACTTGCAGCCATTGCTGCCACTCGGCTCAGGGATCCCAACTTCCTCTAGAGAGACTTCATCCCACACATCATCTAGGATTAGAACATGCTTTCCTGCGTTCTTCAGCATTTCTGACAAGATTGCAGCTCGTACGAGCTTGTCCTCTTCTTTGTCTAAATATTCCTTCGACTCCAACGCACTTGCAATATTATCTTGTACCTTCATTACATTAAACTCCTTTGATATGGTAACCCAGATGACCCTTTCGAATCTTTCTTGTTTCAAAAGATCATTGTGGATGTGCTTCATGATAGTGGTTTTACCCACACCGCCCATCCCCCAAACCCCAATCTTGCTCACCTCCTCCTGCATCAAACATGCCCAAATCTCATTTCTGACAGCTTCCTCTCCAACTAGTTCTGATGTTGGCAGTGGCAACCCAGCACTTGGACCATCCATGGCAAGACCTTCAGAGGCATTAGGggctttatcaagaaattccttcatttcTCGAGTCTTTTCATCAACCAGCTTCCCGTTGCAAGCACGACAGAGATATCTCCCATTACTGACTTTGTTTTCAACAACATGTGCTTCCCTAATCATCTGTTTCACAGCTTTCAACCAATTTTCAACTCCCTTCTTTGGTATCTTCCCCAGAGGCCGAAGAAGCTCTGCTTTCAATTGCAGCTCTATTTCTTCCATTTTGCAATTCAATTCATCTCTCATCCTCTTGAAGTTTCTCACATAATCGTTCAGCTTTCTGTGATATTGCAAATATTTACAAACAGGAGTGCCGAGACAATTTGCAATGCCAACAACAGGCTTTACGTGCTCCATTGCTATGTCCCTGCAATGCAATCATATAAAACAGTAGCAGAGAATGAAAATCTGTGAATGAATTGGATATTTTATGAAGTATTGATATGTCAGTGTAAGCATGAAAAGGAAAACATGAATGCAAGTTTCAAGCAACGGCGTTTATTAGATGGAGCTATGGATGGGTGGCAGACAGAAACATGATGAAATTCTGGTCACCAGAATTAAGCTCTCGATGTATATAAAATGCTAGATTCAAGTGTGCAACAGTTCATTACAGAGTATTAAGAGTTAAAATGTTCTTTCTGTATTAATTTCAATCTAGAGTAGATTATGTCTGCTGATCAACTTGTCTTAAAATCTAAAACTGTTGATAATGAGTAGAGGAAATCATAGCTTCAGATTTTATTACCTGACTTAGTGGCTGAAAAGTGTTGAGAGAATAGAACTGAAAATGAAGCAGTGTCTTACAAAGCTAGCTGCTATGAGTAGCAGACAATCAGAAACAATCATCGTAAAGTCATGAATCAAGCAAAGAAAAGCATGTGATGGATAaagcaaatgaaagaaaattaccTGGAAATTTGGTGATAGACCTTGGAGATCAAAACAGAATCATTGAAGTTggcaataaataatatttaataaaaataagagttGGGACAGCAAGGTATAAGaatgtataattatatgttacaacttgaaattaaatatacaagtaaatGAGTTGTATTAGTAAATGATTTGCATTGTGAAGTTGTcagtattaaattttggatcCTAACTGTAGACAATTTCTTACATATGGACAtttagtaagaatatatatataaataatattaaggaAAATGATATGTCTCTGTTTTTACTTCTTCTATTTCTTGACGTAGCTTTTACATTATAAGaaactataaaatttcaaatataatttatttttataattttgattttgaaaaataatttaaatgtaatgaaaatttgaattgagtttgaaaaataaatttttgtggtatattttgtaatcttttgatTACAAAAATGGAATCAAGGTCAATTTCATAAGCCTtggtattatttatattaatataagtttTAGATACTCTTCTAGGGCATGTAattcaactttaaaatattactaatttgGTTTTAAGAAACATTGATTTGttctgttttaatttattattagattctattaaatgataattttatttatttctcattACAATTCAGTTATCCAACAACATATTcaagatttgattttttagagtttttatatacattttcctattttataaatatttttagttttttataattttatacaaaatcaaGGTCAAATTGgcagaaaatataaaatttgaggaCTAAAACTATTATTGTACCAACTAAAACAAGTGCCACTTAGGTgacaaaaacaaacaatttgaaAAACACTAGTGACCATATAACATATTTCTACTCAATTTTCcatatcacatatcacatttcaaagtaattcatgtcattttccattttattaattttagtctTCTATCTCAATATTTCATATCAAGCCTAACACAACAATTCACATTTTCGTTATATACTCACCTTGACATTTCCTCATTCAATAAACAATGTATATGCAAACAAATAATACGATCTCGAATCATACAAGTACAAATTGTAGGCTTGCGTCACTCGTCAACAACTCtcacttttccttttccttttgaaGGCTCAGTGCCGACATTACTACGTACAATCACAAAACTGTTCACCAGAGTTAACCTCTCAATGTATATAAAATGCTAGATTCAAGTGTGCAAGAGTTCATTACACAATATTAAGAGCTAAAATGTTTCAAGTGTTTGAGATTTCTATCTATGATAGATTATGTCTGCTTAACATCCTATCCTGCCTTAAAATCTAGAACTGTTGATAATCAGTAGAGGAAATCATTGCCGTATTACCTGAATTAGTGGCTGAAAAGTGTTGAGAGATTAGAACTGAAAATGAAGCAGTGAAGTTGACTTCCTTGATAGGCCTTGGAgatcaaaagaaattaaaaacagtgaagaagaaagaatgttGTGGGTACAATAgccaaaaagaagaagaagaaagtgaaAATAGAAATAAGCAAAAGTGTAATAGGTTCCACAAAGGCAGAATTCTGATTAAGAAATCCCATCtgttcttttagtttttttttctttgctgtCTGCCATTATAGTTGGCattaaataacaataagaaTTAATGGGAAACTATGGGATACCCTCCTGTTgctatttcaatttcaattttttatttttgtaataaacaTAGACATGCCTGGGAGGGGGTGTTGCACCTCTCGTGAGATTCCCTTCAATTGCtagttcaatttctttttatttttatttttataataaacataCACATGCCTGGGAGGGGGTGTTGCACCCCATGTGATCAAGAGTTGCAATAACGTTACTGCGTATGTCTTACTTGATAGTTACTGAATGGTTGAtgataaccaattaatttaaattgtagTAATATTCATCGTTGAGGAAGCCAGAAAAAGGCATAActtcaataaaacaaattttctaaaCAAACAATCATATTTATAGCACACACAACAAAAACAACTAcgaattaaaactcaaaacaTTCTAACATTTCACATCATGCGCATGttgacaattatttttataattaaactataaaaatgcTTATCTATGCTTTTCATTTTATGTTGGTCAtccaactattaattttttcaatttagtcattgaacttttcaaattaaatattttaattactccAAGCTGATTGGGCTTTCTTTTATTGGTCTAGTAACTAAATTAGTCGTCTAATAGTTACACgttctattaatttaatcttaaatataaaaaattcaataaatctaGCCTCAATGTtcacaaaatttgtcattttagttctaattctaaaattttcaataaaattggccctcaatatttataaaatgttagtACAAATCTCCGGTGAGGAAAATCTTAAACACACGAACGGAACTCgaatagaaaatgaagaaataggacaaggctccaaggcgtgtatcaagccactatctttaaggttatatttgcCCCCACCTATCTTTGGTGTGCAAAAAAgtttcaagcaaattaacctcaagGATACAATGAAGTCAATGACTATTTGTGTTTTGCACTAACATGAATAGTCCACTAAACACTTGATAaatgtataacaagaaactcaatttctacaaacaATTCCTGCAGTAactctttatagaacaatctaataatattagaaaatgaggaAGGATAGAAAGAACTTTTAGcatttgttggtgtgatttccaaatgaaatctcattcctatttataggaattttcatgtctcttcatagagacatctttcaataggtatctttatgaataaataaataataataactattcatttaattttataactattcaagtaatattgtttgaatagtcataattcttttcaaaaatcatatgatataacttttaaccaatgaccaaaagatttatcttttgattaattacacccatt
This sequence is a window from Gossypium raimondii isolate GPD5lz chromosome 5, ASM2569854v1, whole genome shotgun sequence. Protein-coding genes within it:
- the LOC105766455 gene encoding probable disease resistance protein At1g52660, encoding MEHVKPVVGIANCLGTPVCKYLQYHRKLNDYVRNFKRMRDELNCKMEEIELQLKAELLRPLGKIPKKGVENWLKAVKQMIREAHVVENKVSNGRYLCRACNGKLVDEKTREMKEFLDKAPNASEGLAMDGPSAGLPLPTSELVGEEAVRNEIWACLMQEEVSKIGVWGMGGVGKTTIMKHIHNDLLKQERFERVIWVTISKEFNVMKVQDNIASALESKEYLDKEEDKLVRAAILSEMLKNAGKHVLILDDVWDEVSLEEVGIPEPSGSNGCKLVLTTRSEHVCKYMGCKVIKVKLLSEEEAFI